The Kineosporia corallincola DNA segment CAGGTGGCCGACGTGATCGCCGGCCGGCTGCGGCAACAGGGGGCGCACGACGTGGAGGTGGTGATCGGCGGGGTGGAGGCCGAGATGGCCACGCGCGGCGCGCTGACCACGCCGGGCACCGAAAGACCGCTCGTGGTGCTGGATCTGGGTGGCGGATCGACCGACGCCGCGCTGGCCGGGCCGGACGGCCGGATCAGCACCGTGCACGTGGCGGGGGCCGGTGACCTGGTCACCCGGCTGATCGCCGCCGAGCTGGGCGTGCGACGCGACCTGGCCGAGGAGATCAAGCAGTGCCCGCTGGCCCGGTCGGAGAGCTTCTTCCACCTGCGCCTGGAGAACGGCACCGTGCGGTTCTTCGACCAGCCGCTGGCCCCGGAGCTCTTCGCCCGGGTGCTCACTCTCGGGGAACACGCGATGACGCCCGTGCCGACCCGGCACGGTCTCGACCGGATCCGGCAGGTGCGACGCACGGCGAAACAGCGGGTCTTCGTGGTCAACGCGCTGCGGGCGCTCCGCCAGGTCGCCCCCTACCAGGACCTGCGGCAGATCGGGTTCGTCGTGCTGCTGGGCGGTTCCGCGCTGGACTTCGAGATCCCCGAGCTGGTCGCCGACGCCCTGGCCCCGTTCGGGATCGTCTGCGGCACCGGCAACGTGCGCGGCACCGAGGGTCCACGTAACGCGGTGGCCAGCGGGCTGGTGCTGGCCAGATGCTGATCCGGCCGCACATTCTCGTGCTCACCGCGGGGCGGGGCGAGCCGCTGCGCCAGCTCTGCGCCGGCATCGAGGAGGAGGGCGTGCCGTTCGAGGTGCGGCGCGGCACCCCGGGAACCGCGGCGAGTCTGGCCGTCGAGGCCGCACGGCGATCCCCGCTGGGTGTCGGCGTCGGGCTGGACGCGACCGGTCTGATCGTCGTCCATCATTCGAAACTGCCCGACACGCAACCGGTCACCCGCACCCGCGAGGCGCGCCGGGCGGGCCGCCACGCCGCCCGGATCGTCACCGGGACACCGCTGGACCTCGAGGAGAACCGATGAGCAGCCTGAACCTGGCCGACGCCCGGCGGATGATCGACGCCGGGATCCGCGAGGCCGACCGAATCGGCCGGCCGATGAACATCGCCGTGGTGGACGACGGCGGGCACCTGGTCGCGTTCGTGCGGATGGACGGCGCGATCAAGGCCAGTATCGACATCTCCACGCGCAAGGCGAGAACCTCGGTGCTGATGGAGACGCCCACGTCCGACCTGGCCGGGGCCACCCAGCCGGGCGCCGAACTGTACGGCCTGGAACATCTTTCCGGTGGCCTGGTGACGTTCGGCGGCGGCATCCCGGTGACCCGCGACGGCCGCGTGGTGGGGGCCGTCGGGGTCAGCGCAGGTTCGGTGGAGGAAGACGTGACGGTGGCCACGGCAGCTGTGGCGGCAGTGGCGACACACCAGGAGGCTCAGGCGGAGCCGCTGCTCTCCCGCACCACCAGCTCGTGAGCGACGCTGACCTCCCGCACCGCACCGGCCGGGTCGTCGAGCCGGGCCAGCAACGTGTCCACCGCGGCCTGGGCGATGCCGGCCTTGTCGGGCCGCACCGACGACAGCGACGGGGTGGAGAACCGGGACGCCTCGATGTCGTCGAACCCGATCACCGCCATGTCTTCCGGCACCCGTACGTTCTGCTCGTGCAGTTCGCGCAGTGCCCCGGCGGCCAGCTCGTCGCTGAAACAGAACAGCGCATCGGGCCGTTCGGGCCAGGCCAGCAGTTCCCGCACGGCGGTGGCGGCACTGCCCCGGCGGTAGTCGGCGGTGCGCAGGTACCGGCCCTCCGGGTCGAGACCGGCGGCCCGCATGCCCAGCCGGAAACCCTTCAGCCGGTACTTCGACGTGGCGTCCCGGGCGCCGCCGCTGCCGCCGAGCGCGGCGATCCGGGTGCGGCCCCGCCCGGCCAGGTGCGCCACGGCCTGCCGGGCGGCCTCCACGTTGTCGATGCCGACGTGGTCGAGCGAGGTGCGGGCGGTGCGCTCGCCGAGCAGAACCATCGGCCGCCCGCCGGCCAGGCCGGCCAGGTCCACGCCGCGCAGCCCGAGTGAACTGAACAGCACCCCGTCGACCCAGCTGGCCTGGGCGATCGTCTCCAGCAGGGCGCGCTCGCGCTGCGGGTCGCCACCGGACTCGTCGATCTGCACGGTGCAGCCCACCGAGCTGGCGTAGTCGACCACCTCGTGGGCAAGCTCACCGAAGTACGACACGTTGATCTCGGGCAGCACCAGCATGATGATGCCGGTGCGGCCCTGCCGCAGGCTGCGGGCCACCAGGTTGGGCCGGTAGTTCAGCTCTTCCAGCGCGGCCTGCACCCGGGCCCGGGTGGCGGGGGCGATGTGCTGGAAGCCGTTCACCACGTTGGAGACCGTGCGGACCGAGACACCGGCCCGCTCGGCCACGTCGCGCAAGGTCACCGCCATCCGCGCACCTTCTCACATCCCCCGCCGCCGGTGTGAGGGCGGCGGGGCGCACGATCACGCACCCGCCGCCCCGGGTTCAGTCCTGCCAGCCGTTCGTCGCCCCGGCCTCCAGCTTCCTGCCCTCCCGGGTGCCCGTGACGATCGCCCGGATCGTCTCCACCGGCAGCTTCGGGGTGCCGTCGGCGTAGAGCAGGCCGTTGGTCTCCTGGCCGGTGTCCATGAACTGGGTGTAGCAGAAGCCGACCAGCGTGGGGGCCTCGCGCAGGGCGTCGAACAGTTCGCCCACCACGCCCTCGTACTCGGCCGGGCTGGTGACGCTGGCGTAACCCCAGTTCTCCGGGTCGGCCGACAGCGAGATGCCGCCGAACTCGGTGAGCATCAGCGGGGCCACCCCGGCGTCCCACTTGGCCAGGGCCGCCGGGTCGACGATCGGTTTGCGCCCCTGCACGCCGAGCTCGGAGCGCACCGTGGCGTCGGCCGCGGCCGCGGAGCCCCAGAGCCGGATCAGGCCGGGCCCGTTCGTGGTGTAGTCGTGGATGCCCATGATGTCGCTGTCGACGTGTTCCCAGCCGTCGTTCGAGATCACCGGGCGAGTCGGGTCGAGGGCACGGGTGAGCGCGCTGAGGCCCTTGGCGAAGTTCTGCTGCGCCACGTCGTGGGCGATGTCCTGCACGCCCCAGCTCTCGTTGAACGGCACCCAGACCACCACGCTGGGGTGGCTGCGGTCACGCCGCACCAGCTCCAGCCACTCGGCCGTGAGCAGTTCCACCGCGGTGTTCGAGAACGAGTACGCCGCAGCGGTTTCGCCCCAGACCATCAGGCCGAGCCGGTCGGCCCAGTAGAGGAACCGCGGGTCCTCGGCCTTCTGGTGGTTGCGCACCGAGTTGAAGCCCATCGCGATCAGCAGCTCGACCTCGGCGCGCAGCTGGCCGGTGCCGGTGTTCGCGTTGTGGGTGTCGGGGCGGTAGCCCTGGTTCAGCACGGAGCGGGTGTAGATCGGCGCGTCGTTCAGCTTGAACGCCCCGCCGCCCACCGAAACCGTGCGCAGGCCGGTATAACTCGCCACCTCGTCGAGCACCTCGCCACCGGCCCGGTCCCGCAGCACCACGGCGATGTCGATCAGGTTCGGGTGCTCCGGGCTCCACAGCAGCCGGGCCCGGTCCTGGCCGTTGACCAGGGCCGCCAGCCGCAGGTCGACCGGCACGGTGGCGCCCTGCACCAGCACCGACCCGAAGGCCAGCACCTCGTCGCCGAAGCTCACCTCGACGTCGAGAACGGCCGGGGCGGAAGGGATCCGGTTCAGCGTGACCTCGCCGCGCAGCGCGCAGCCGGCCACGTCGGGACGCCAGTACACCTCGGTGACATGCGCGGCCGGCACCGACTCGGCCCAGACCGTCTGCCAGATCCCGGTGGTGCGCTCGTACCAGATGCCGTGGGTCCGGTCCCGCCAGTCCTGCTTGCCGCGGGGTGCCTCCATGCTGAACGGGTCGTCCTCGGCACGCACCACCAGCAGGTGCTCGCCGGCGCCGGGCGTGAGCAGGTCGGTGACGTCCACGGTGAACGGCGTCTGCCCGCCGACGTGGTGCCCGGCGTGCTGTCCGTCGATCCAGACGTCGGCGCGGAAGTCCACGGCGCCGAAGTGGATCAGCGCACGTCGTCCACCGTCGGTCGCCAGCGCGGCACCGTCGACCGTGCGGCGGTACCAGACCACCGGATGGAAGCCGGTGTCGTGGATGCCCGAGGCCGGGGACTCCGGCGGGTAGGGCACCTGGATCGTGCGGTCGAAAACCGGGGCAGACTCGAAACCGGCCGCGTACCAGCGCTCCGCGCGCCCGGCGTCCGCGTCGTCGTGGGCGAAGTCCCAGCTTCCGTCCAGGCCGGTCCAGTCACCCCGGGCCAGGATCGGCCGGGGGTACGAGCCGTCCTGCTGTGTCGCCTTCACGTCTGAGCCCTCTCCTCTGCACCTTCACGAGCACCTTCACGAGCACCGTCCGCGGACACCGCTCACGAGCACCTTCACCGACATGCGCCGCCGTCGGTCCGGTGACAGCATGATGCCTGCCTTTGCAACGATGCAACATGCAGGTCAGCAAAATCCCGTAGCCGCCCGGACACGCTGGGCGCACGACCGGAAAAGCTGTCCGGGCAGGTCTTGCATCGATGCAAACGGGTGTGTCAAGGTCCAGCCACTTAGCTAGAGCGCGCGGGCCGCACAATGAGGAGCGAATGCCGTATGCGTGGTGATTTCACACGCCGCAACTTCCTGGCCATGGGAGGCGGCCTGTCGCTGGCGGGCCTGTTGTCCGCCTGTGGATCTCCCGTCGTCACCAGCCTGACCGGCGGTCAGCCGGCCACCGCGGATGTCATCTTCTGGCATCTGTTCGGCGGCGGCGACGGCGAGAACATGGGCACGATGGTCGACACCGTCCAGAAGGCCACCGGCCACTCGGTCGAATCCACCCTGCTGTCGTGGGGTAACCCCTACTACACGAAACTTGCCCTGGCGGCTTCCAGCCAGCGCCCGCCGGACGTGGCCATCAGCCACCTCTCCCGGCTGTCCACCCTGGCCCAGGCCGGGCTGCTCACCCCCTACGAGGAGACCGGTCTCGCGGAACTCGGTGTCACGCAGGACAAGTTCTCCGCACCGGCCTGGCAGAAGGCCACCATCGACGGATCCACCTACGCGATCCCGCTCGACACCCACCCGTTCGTGCTCTATTACAACGTGGACCTGGCCGGGAAGGCCGGGCTGCTGAACGACGCGGGCGACGGTCTCACCGACATCTCCGGCGAGGAGCGCTTCCTCGAGGCCCTGACCGAGATGAAGAAGGTCACCGGGAAGTACGGCGTCACGATGGCGAACACCGCCGACCCGTCCACCGCCTGGCGCTGGTTCATGACGGTCTACGGCGGCCTGGTGAAGGACCAGGGCATCGTCTCCGACTCCGGCACGAAGGTGACGGTGGACGACGAGGCCATGCAGGAGACCTTCGCGTTCCTCCAGAAGATCACCGTGGGGCAGAAACTGGCGCCGCCGAACGCCACCGGCGCGGTCGCGACCCAGCAGTTCAGCGGCGGCGAGGCGGGTTTCCTGTTCGACGGCGTCTGGCAGATCACCGTCTACTCCGGCGTGAAGATGCCCGACGGCAGCACGCTGAACCTGAACATGGTGCCGTTCCCGGCCCTGCTCGGCGACGAGGCCTGCGCCTACGCCGACTCGCACTCGCTGGTGATTCCCCGGGCGAGCGGCCGTTCGGCCGAACGTGCCGGATACGCGGCACAATTCATTCAGGGCCTGCTCGGGCAGAGCGCGCTGTGGGCGCAGGGCGGGCACATCCCGGCCTGGCTGCCGACCGTGGAGAGCGCCGCGTTCAAGGAGCTCAGCCCGCAGAAGAACTACGTGGACGCCGCCGCGAACGCGGTCTACGACCCGGACGGCTGGTACACCGGCGCCGGATCGGACTTCCAGAACACGGTGGGCGCCATCATCATCTCGGCGCTGGCGGGGCAGATGACCCCGAAGAGCGCCACCAGCCAGATGAAGTCAGCGCTGAAGAAGCTGGCCGACACCAACGCGCCGGTGAGCTGAGGGAGTAGATCGTGACCACCGCAACCACGGCTGTCCCCACCACCCGCGTCCCGTCCGACGGGCGCGACAACCGGGCCGGCTGGATCTTCTCCACCCCGTTCCTGGTGCTCTACGCCCTGTTCCTGATCGGCCCGGTGCTGGTCGGCCTGGTGCTGAGTTTCTTCAACACCGCCACGGTGAAGAACGACCTCGGCGCCTTCGTCGGCCTCGACAACTACCTGGACATCCTGTCCAGCGTCGACTTCTGGAAGTCGATGTGGCACTCCACCCTGTTCACCCTCCTGACCGTGCCGTTCCTGGTCGTGCTGCCGCTGCTGGCAGCGGTCTTCGCCGCCCGCATCACCCGTAACCGCTGGTTCTACCGGGTGGCCTTCTTCGCCCCCTACGTGGTGCCGTCGGCCTCGGTGGCACTGATCTTCAGCTACATCTACTCCCCCGAGATCGGGCTACTGACCAAAGCTTTCACCAGCGTCGGGCTGCCCGACCCGGGATTCCTGAGCGCCACCAAGGGCGCCTGGTTCGCGGTCACCCTGATGACGGTGTGGTGGACCTTCGGTTTCAACTTCGTGCTCTACACCGCCGCGTTGCAGGAGATCCCGGAGGAGACCTACGAGGCCGCGGCCATCGACGGGGCGAGCGCCTGGCAGCAGATCCGCTCGATCACCGTCCCGCTGCTGCGGCCCACCATCGGCCTGGTGCTCATGCTCCAGGTGCTGGCCTCGCTCAAGGTGTTCGACCAGATCTACATCCTGCTGGGCGGTGGCCCGAACGGCAGCACCCGGCCGGTGATCGAGTACATCTACGACACCGGTTTCACCACCTACCGGGCGGGTTACGCGGCCGCCGGGACCATGGTCTACTTCCTGATCCTGGTTCTCGTCTCCGCCGTCTGGATGATCACCAGCCGCCGCCGCGACGCGCGCGCGTGAAGGGACCGAAAACATGACCACGACAACCCTTCCCACGCCGCGTAAGCGCAAGGAACGGTCACAGGCCGACAAGACCGGCTCGAAGGCGTTCAACCGGCTCGCCGCCACCTGTCTCACGTTGTTCGCGCTGATCTGGCTGATCCCGTTCGCCTACGCGGTGATCACCTCGGTCCGCCCGATCGAGGAGATCACCGCCGACCCGATCGGCTTCTCGCTGGGCAGCTGGACGCTCGACGCGTACCACGCCGCCTTCAGCCTGAACTCGATCGGCTGGTGGTACCTGAACAGCTTCCTGATCTCCACGCTGTCGGTGGTCTTCACCGTGATCGTCTGCTCGCTGATCGCCTTCGGCCTGGCGCACCTGCGGTTCCGGGGCAAGGGCGCGCTGACCGTCCTGATCCTGGCCGGCCTGATGGTGCCGATGGAGGCCCTGGTCCTGCCGCAGTTCATGGAGTTCCGGGCGTTCGGCCTGCTCGGCACCTACTGGGCGCTGATCCTGCCGGCCACGGCCTCACCGGTCGCGGTGTTCGTGTTCCGCTCGTTCCTCAAGGGCATCCCGGACGCCCTGATCGAGGCGGCGCGGATCGACGGGGCCTCGTGGTGGCGGATCTACCGGCAGATCTGTATGCCGCTGTGCCGCCCGGCCGTCTCCGCGGTGGCGATCTTCACCTTCATCACCACCTGGAACGCCTTCCTGTGGCCGTTGCTGGTGCTGACCCAGACCAAGTCGCAGACCATCCCGGTGGGTCTGAGCGGCCTGCTCGGGGCGACCAGCATCAACCAGGCCGAGGTGATGGCCTCGGCCGTGCTCGGCCTGCTGCCCCTGCTGGTGGTGTTCCTGGTGGCCCAGCGTCAGATCGTGCAGGGCGTGGCCAGCACGGGCATCAAGTAGCACTCTCCTCGCCGTCGCCGAGTTTCCCCAGCGAGCGCAGATAGCGCCGCAGGCAGAGCTCGGCGACGGTGAGCTCGCTGTCCGGGATGTTCAGGGCGTACACGGTGCGCTCGTCCAGCTCGTCGGCCATCACCCCAGGCTGCTGCGCACAGGCGAGCAGCGTCCGACCACCGGTTGAACAATGGACGGCGCCGGCCTTTCGAGGTCGGCGCCGTTCACAGGTTCCGGCGCAGGCTCGCCCTCACCCGTCCGGTACGCCCGGTACGCTCGGCCGTCGTGCCGAGGATCGTCGAGCTGCTGGTCTCACCGCTGCACCGCTACGAGGGCCGCCCGGCCGACGGCCCGGCGCCCGTGCCGGACGGTGCCCCGGACGATGAACTGGTCGGGCGGATCGCCGTGCGGGCCCGGCTGGGCATCACCGGTGACCGCTACTTCGGGAAGACGGCCCATCGCGACGCGGCCGTCACGCTGATCGCGAGTGAGTCGCTGCCGCCGGGTGTCGGCCTGATCCAGGTGCGGCGCAACATCCTTCTCCAGGGCGTCGACGTGGACTCGATGGTCGGGCGCACCCTCACCCTCGACTCCGGCAGCGGGCCGGTGTCGTTCGAGGTGCGCCGCCGGGCCAATCCGTGTGCCTGGATGGACGTGGTGATCGGGCCGGGTGCGTTCCGGGCCCTGCGCGGGCGGGGCGGGATCCGCTGCGTGCCGGTGAACGACGGCGAACTGCGGCTGGGCCCGGTCGACGTGGTCACCTCGTGATCAGCGAGCGCGTCCCGCCCCCCGGAGGGGGGAGGGCGGAACGCGCATGCTCATCACCAGGGGGCCGTGCGTGGCGGAGCTCCTCGTCGTCCTAAATTGCCCGCCGCCCGGCCAGATTCACCCACAGCAGCAGCACGATGATCGCCCCGATGATCGAGCCGATCAGCCCGGAGGGCTGGAGCAGACCGTCGGCCGAGTCCTTGCCGAAGATCAGGTAACCGAGGAAGCCGCCGACGAACGAGCCGACGATCCCGACGCCGATCGTGGCCGGGATCGACATGCTCTGCCGGCCGGGCACCAGAAGCCGGGCCACGGCACCGGCGATCAGGCCGACGATGATGAGAGTGATGATCAGACCAAGCATTTCGGAGTCCTTCCGAAGGTCGGGCGCTGTGCTCTGACGTCTTCCACGAAACCACCCCTGGGGCTGGTCCACCACACCCCTAAGGGGGTTATCGTGACGAGCGTGACGAAGCCGCCGATCCTCATCGCGCTGGTCAACGACTACGACGTGGTCACCACGGGCCTGGCGCACATGCTCGACCAGTACCGCGAGCGGGTGCTGATCGCCGAGATCGACACCAACCTCGGGGTGGACGACCGGGTCGACATCGTTCTCTACGACACCTTCGCGCAGCCCGAGTCCGACGTCGAGGAGCTGCGCACGCTGGCCGAGAACCCGCGCGCCCGCAGGGTTGTCGTGTACACCTGGAACTTCCACCCGGCCCTGATCGAGCGCGCCCGCGAGCAGGGCATGTCCGGCTACCTGTCCAAGACGCTGCCGGCCGCCGACCTGGTGGAGGCGCTGGAGGCGGTGCACGCCGGCCGGGTCGTGGTCAGCGAGCAGGCACCCCGGGCCCGCACCGCCCCCGGCCTGAACTGGCCGGGCCGCGGCGAGGGGCTCACCGACCGGGAGGCCGAGGTGCTGGCGCTCATCACCCAGGGCATGAGCAACGCCCAGGTGGCCGGGCTGACCTACCTCAGCCCGAACACCATCAAGTCGTACATCCGCAGCATCTACCGCAAGATCGGGGTGGCCAGCCGCACCCAGGCGGTGCTCTGGGGTGTGCAGCACGGCTTCACGCCCGACCACCACCGGGTCGAGCACTGGCAGGGCGGCCCGTGATCACCACTTCTCCCGGTGCACGAACCGCTCCAGCGGGGAGCGGCTGCGCCAGCCGTGCCGTTCCAGGTCGGGCACCTCGTGCAGCGAGCTGACCGGTCCCAGGCAGAGCCAGGCCACCGGCCGCACCCCGTCCGGGATGCCGAGCAGCCCGGCCAGGAAGGGCTCCCGGTAGAACGACACCCAGCCCACGCCCAGGTCCTCGGCGGTGGCGGCCAGCCACAGGTTCTGGATGGCCAGGCACACCGAGTACAGCCCGGCGTCGGCGATCGCGTGCCGGCCCAGCACCGCCGGCCCGCCGCGCTGCGCGTCGTAGGTGACCACCACCGACAGGCTCGACTCCAGCACCCCGTCGATCTTGATCCGCGCGAACCGCTCGGCCTCCTCACCGCTCAGGGTTGCCGCGAACGTCTCGCGCTCGAGCTGCACGTGGTCGAAAAACGCCTGCCGGGTGCCCTGGTCCCGGATCAGCAGGAAGTCCCAGGGCTGCGACATGCCCACGCTGGGGGCGGCGTGCGCGGCGGACAGCACGCGTGCCAGCGTCTCGTCGTCCACCGGCGCACCGGTGAACTCGGCCCGCACGTCGCGGCGGCGGAACATCACGTCATACAGATCTCGCACGGGCCTCATTCTGGCCGGGTCCGCTCTAGGCTCGTTTCATGGCTCTCATCCACCAGGCGACACTGAGTCCGTCGAAGATCGAGCTACTGAACTCCTGGCTGCGCTCCCGGGCCTGGGCCGACGGCCTCACCGGCGTGCGCAACGCCGGGGCCTACCGTTTCGACGACCCGGACGGGCAGGTCGGGATCGAGACCATCCTGGCCACCACCGACGATCCGGGCGCCCCGCTGCTGCACATTCCGCTGACCTATCGCGGCGAGCCGCTGCACGGCGCCGACGAGCACCTGATCGGCACCACCGAGCACTCCGTGCTCGGCACCCGCTGGGTCTACGACGGGTGCGGCGACCCGGTCTGGGCGGCCGTGGCCGCCTCCGTCATCCTCACCGGTGGCTCGCAGGTGGCGGAAATGGTGGCCGACGCAACCGGCGAGCTGACCGAACGCACGCCGACGGCCACCGTGATCGGCAGCGGCACCCCCGGCACCGGGATCCCGCCGATCGTCGGGGCTCAGCCGCACGACGAGGCCGCCGGGTACACCGTGGTCACCACCGGTGGCCCGGTGCTGGTCGTGGCCCGCATCGTGGGCCGCGAGCTGACCGGGGTCACGCAGACCCTGACCGCGCGCGTGGCCGGCGGCGATCCGGTGGTGGTGGCGGGCATCCGGATCTGACGCGGAAGAGGGCGGACGGTGCGGGTTCTCACCCACCACCGCCCGCCCTCGCGGACCTCCGCTCAGCTGACGCCACTCACCGAGACGAATCCCTCCAGCGGTGTGGTCGCGCTCCCGGGCCGGATGTCCGGGCCGACGCTGCCCTCGCCCCAGTAGTGGTCACCGATGTTGGTGATCCATTTCTTGGCGGTGTCGTCGTAGGTGGCCGGGCTGACCGAGCGCCACCTCCGGCCGGCCGGCTCCAGGTCGTTCGCCATCGAGCCCCAGGCCTGCTGCACGGTCAGCGCCGGCCGCAGTTCCCACCACAAGAACTTCTCCGGGAACAGGTAGCTCGCGAACCGGGCCCCGGTGCCGCCGTTCACGCACTGGGCGTTGGTGTCGAAGCCGTTCAGCAGGTGCAGGCCGCGGAACGCCTTGCCCCAGCGGTCGAAGTAGTCGAGCGTGCCGTCGGTGTCGCGCAGCACCTGGCAGCTCTCCAGCTGGAGCCACTCCAGCTGGTCGTCGCCCCAGCGGGCGTCGTCCGGGGTGATGTTCCCGTCGTCGTGCGCCCCCTTGAAGGTGAAGCCGCCGGGCCCTCCGTGGCCGGTGTACCACTGGGCGTCCACCTTGTCGGTGTAGTCGGCGTCCCAGCCCTTCTGGTTCTTGTCCTTGAAGTCCTTCTCGAAGGCGCTGGCACCCCGCCAGTCGAACGACACGGTGTGGTTGTGCGCCTTGATCACCGACCTGAACCCGTTCGCGCTGTCCTGCGCGCACTGCCACTCGTCCACGGTCTGCTCGATGCCGTTGGTGGCGAAGGTGCCGCCCGCGCCGCCCTGCACGCCGGTGGCCGAGGCGTCGCCCTTGGCGTTCGCCAGGCTCACCCGGGCGGTGCTGGTCAGGCCGTCGGCGTCGGTCACGGTGACGGTCAGCGCCTCCACGGACGACCTGGTCAGCCGGTCCCGTTGGGCCGGCGTGTAGGCGATCTCGGGCTTCTCGCCGTCCAGCTGAACCGAGGACGACGCCCAGCGGTACGCGTACGGCGCCGTGCCGCCGCGCACCCCGGCCGCGGCCGAGACCGTGGTCCCGTCACCGCTCGCCTTCAGCGTGACCGTGGGGGCCAGCGCCGGCGCGGCCGCCACCAGCTTGCCGCCGTAGCGGCTGTCCTGCTCGATCGCCCCGGTCGGCCGGCAGATGTAGTGCGGAACCAGCTTCGTCACCGTGCCCTTGCCGTCGGCCTCGGTCGCCCCGAGGGCGGAGGCGTAGTAGCCGAGCACCGGGGTGTCCTGCTTGACCGCGTCGCCGTACAGCGCGGTGCAGCTCTTCTGCGCCGTGGCCGGGCTGACGATCGGCACCTGCCCCGACGCCTCCACCTGGCGCACGGCCTGGCTCAGCTGGATCACCGTGCCGTCACCGGCGAACGAGGCCCGAGCCTTGGCGCCCGGCCCGACCACCGGAATCCCGCCCAGCGTCAGCTGGTACGAGACGGTGGTGTCGATCTGATAGCTGCGCGTGGTCTTTTCGCGGGTGGCGCGATGGTCCACGGTGGTGTGACCGATCACCGTCTGCGCCCCGTAGCCCTTCGGCACGGGCAGGACCTCCTTGGCCCGGCGCAGCGCCAC contains these protein-coding regions:
- a CDS encoding glycoside hydrolase family 2 protein → MKATQQDGSYPRPILARGDWTGLDGSWDFAHDDADAGRAERWYAAGFESAPVFDRTIQVPYPPESPASGIHDTGFHPVVWYRRTVDGAALATDGGRRALIHFGAVDFRADVWIDGQHAGHHVGGQTPFTVDVTDLLTPGAGEHLLVVRAEDDPFSMEAPRGKQDWRDRTHGIWYERTTGIWQTVWAESVPAAHVTEVYWRPDVAGCALRGEVTLNRIPSAPAVLDVEVSFGDEVLAFGSVLVQGATVPVDLRLAALVNGQDRARLLWSPEHPNLIDIAVVLRDRAGGEVLDEVASYTGLRTVSVGGGAFKLNDAPIYTRSVLNQGYRPDTHNANTGTGQLRAEVELLIAMGFNSVRNHQKAEDPRFLYWADRLGLMVWGETAAAYSFSNTAVELLTAEWLELVRRDRSHPSVVVWVPFNESWGVQDIAHDVAQQNFAKGLSALTRALDPTRPVISNDGWEHVDSDIMGIHDYTTNGPGLIRLWGSAAAADATVRSELGVQGRKPIVDPAALAKWDAGVAPLMLTEFGGISLSADPENWGYASVTSPAEYEGVVGELFDALREAPTLVGFCYTQFMDTGQETNGLLYADGTPKLPVETIRAIVTGTREGRKLEAGATNGWQD
- a CDS encoding GlsB/YeaQ/YmgE family stress response membrane protein, with the translated sequence MLGLIITLIIVGLIAGAVARLLVPGRQSMSIPATIGVGIVGSFVGGFLGYLIFGKDSADGLLQPSGLIGSIIGAIIVLLLWVNLAGRRAI
- a CDS encoding LacI family DNA-binding transcriptional regulator → MAVTLRDVAERAGVSVRTVSNVVNGFQHIAPATRARVQAALEELNYRPNLVARSLRQGRTGIIMLVLPEINVSYFGELAHEVVDYASSVGCTVQIDESGGDPQRERALLETIAQASWVDGVLFSSLGLRGVDLAGLAGGRPMVLLGERTARTSLDHVGIDNVEAARQAVAHLAGRGRTRIAALGGSGGARDATSKYRLKGFRLGMRAAGLDPEGRYLRTADYRRGSAATAVRELLAWPERPDALFCFSDELAAGALRELHEQNVRVPEDMAVIGFDDIEASRFSTPSLSSVRPDKAGIAQAAVDTLLARLDDPAGAVREVSVAHELVVRESSGSA
- a CDS encoding LuxR C-terminal-related transcriptional regulator → MTSVTKPPILIALVNDYDVVTTGLAHMLDQYRERVLIAEIDTNLGVDDRVDIVLYDTFAQPESDVEELRTLAENPRARRVVVYTWNFHPALIERAREQGMSGYLSKTLPAADLVEALEAVHAGRVVVSEQAPRARTAPGLNWPGRGEGLTDREAEVLALITQGMSNAQVAGLTYLSPNTIKSYIRSIYRKIGVASRTQAVLWGVQHGFTPDHHRVEHWQGGP
- a CDS encoding glycerol dehydratase reactivase beta/small subunit family protein; its protein translation is MLIRPHILVLTAGRGEPLRQLCAGIEEEGVPFEVRRGTPGTAASLAVEAARRSPLGVGVGLDATGLIVVHHSKLPDTQPVTRTREARRAGRHAARIVTGTPLDLEENR
- a CDS encoding extracellular solute-binding protein; the encoded protein is MRGDFTRRNFLAMGGGLSLAGLLSACGSPVVTSLTGGQPATADVIFWHLFGGGDGENMGTMVDTVQKATGHSVESTLLSWGNPYYTKLALAASSQRPPDVAISHLSRLSTLAQAGLLTPYEETGLAELGVTQDKFSAPAWQKATIDGSTYAIPLDTHPFVLYYNVDLAGKAGLLNDAGDGLTDISGEERFLEALTEMKKVTGKYGVTMANTADPSTAWRWFMTVYGGLVKDQGIVSDSGTKVTVDDEAMQETFAFLQKITVGQKLAPPNATGAVATQQFSGGEAGFLFDGVWQITVYSGVKMPDGSTLNLNMVPFPALLGDEACAYADSHSLVIPRASGRSAERAGYAAQFIQGLLGQSALWAQGGHIPAWLPTVESAAFKELSPQKNYVDAAANAVYDPDGWYTGAGSDFQNTVGAIIISALAGQMTPKSATSQMKSALKKLADTNAPVS
- a CDS encoding molybdenum cofactor biosysynthesis protein, translated to MPRIVELLVSPLHRYEGRPADGPAPVPDGAPDDELVGRIAVRARLGITGDRYFGKTAHRDAAVTLIASESLPPGVGLIQVRRNILLQGVDVDSMVGRTLTLDSGSGPVSFEVRRRANPCAWMDVVIGPGAFRALRGRGGIRCVPVNDGELRLGPVDVVTS
- a CDS encoding carbohydrate ABC transporter permease; translated protein: MTTTTLPTPRKRKERSQADKTGSKAFNRLAATCLTLFALIWLIPFAYAVITSVRPIEEITADPIGFSLGSWTLDAYHAAFSLNSIGWWYLNSFLISTLSVVFTVIVCSLIAFGLAHLRFRGKGALTVLILAGLMVPMEALVLPQFMEFRAFGLLGTYWALILPATASPVAVFVFRSFLKGIPDALIEAARIDGASWWRIYRQICMPLCRPAVSAVAIFTFITTWNAFLWPLLVLTQTKSQTIPVGLSGLLGATSINQAEVMASAVLGLLPLLVVFLVAQRQIVQGVASTGIK
- a CDS encoding carbohydrate ABC transporter permease; protein product: MTTATTAVPTTRVPSDGRDNRAGWIFSTPFLVLYALFLIGPVLVGLVLSFFNTATVKNDLGAFVGLDNYLDILSSVDFWKSMWHSTLFTLLTVPFLVVLPLLAAVFAARITRNRWFYRVAFFAPYVVPSASVALIFSYIYSPEIGLLTKAFTSVGLPDPGFLSATKGAWFAVTLMTVWWTFGFNFVLYTAALQEIPEETYEAAAIDGASAWQQIRSITVPLLRPTIGLVLMLQVLASLKVFDQIYILLGGGPNGSTRPVIEYIYDTGFTTYRAGYAAAGTMVYFLILVLVSAVWMITSRRRDARA
- a CDS encoding GlcG/HbpS family heme-binding protein; amino-acid sequence: MSSLNLADARRMIDAGIREADRIGRPMNIAVVDDGGHLVAFVRMDGAIKASIDISTRKARTSVLMETPTSDLAGATQPGAELYGLEHLSGGLVTFGGGIPVTRDGRVVGAVGVSAGSVEEDVTVATAAVAAVATHQEAQAEPLLSRTTSS